The following coding sequences lie in one Thalassoglobus polymorphus genomic window:
- a CDS encoding serine/threonine protein kinase → MSTSESDFHPETEADRELPATIGPYFIERKLGSGGMGTVYLGRHQETDEFAAVKLLPASMAREAGFVARFDREIAAMKQLTNPHIVELYENGEDLGSYFYTMEFVDGETLADRLEREGRIPWREVIDYSVQVCSALKAAHNAGIIHRDLKPSNLLIGKDGTIKLTDFGVAQVFASGKLTVTGGILGTAEYMSPEQAQGKRATKQSDLYSLGAVMYVMLTGRPPFTGKTALDIIQKHRFSQFDSVKRLVPEVPFWLDEVVCQCLSKKQEDRYPDAYVLSLRLKEIPKKVDLKEQQESEYSELVGTAETMADVAPGASLGDEVGGTLVRDLFRAQMDAEKPDSKLHRLLDNTWVLVGVLLLTCGLVYVLFRINTPSQEQLFQRGEDLMDRPAGLAWEAAKKDYFLPLIEADRERWEPEVTPYLDQIEIYELRKTLFGKATKQQPAPKSEAEAIILQAMELRRQGRLAEARSKLMAFYELLGSSEEDQNLSALLIQMISEITNEMPPDRLDYVRAALERADTFLQEGQVERAIAIWFSIKKLYDSDPDAVELVDQAELKYFKATGVQLLGKEDLPISDAK, encoded by the coding sequence GTGAGCACTTCCGAATCAGATTTTCATCCCGAGACTGAAGCCGATCGCGAATTACCTGCGACAATCGGTCCCTATTTCATCGAACGGAAACTTGGTTCCGGAGGGATGGGAACCGTCTATCTCGGACGGCATCAGGAAACCGACGAGTTCGCAGCCGTGAAACTGCTGCCAGCGTCGATGGCTCGCGAAGCAGGCTTTGTCGCTCGTTTTGATCGCGAAATCGCAGCGATGAAGCAGCTGACAAACCCACACATTGTCGAGTTGTACGAGAATGGTGAAGACCTCGGTTCGTACTTCTACACCATGGAGTTCGTTGATGGTGAGACACTTGCTGATCGACTGGAAAGAGAAGGGCGAATCCCCTGGCGCGAGGTAATTGATTATAGCGTGCAAGTTTGCTCGGCACTCAAAGCAGCTCACAACGCCGGCATTATTCATCGAGATTTAAAACCGTCGAACTTGTTAATCGGGAAGGATGGGACCATCAAGCTGACGGACTTTGGGGTCGCTCAGGTCTTTGCATCCGGAAAATTAACAGTCACCGGAGGGATTCTGGGGACAGCTGAATATATGTCCCCCGAACAGGCACAAGGCAAGCGGGCCACGAAGCAGAGCGACCTTTACTCACTGGGGGCAGTGATGTACGTCATGCTCACCGGTCGGCCCCCATTCACCGGGAAGACAGCACTCGACATTATTCAGAAGCACCGATTCTCTCAGTTCGACAGCGTCAAACGTTTGGTTCCTGAAGTTCCGTTTTGGCTGGATGAAGTTGTTTGCCAGTGCCTGTCAAAAAAACAGGAAGATCGTTACCCCGATGCTTACGTGCTCAGCTTGCGTCTGAAGGAAATCCCGAAGAAAGTCGATCTGAAAGAGCAGCAGGAATCCGAATATTCGGAGTTGGTCGGAACAGCTGAGACGATGGCAGATGTTGCCCCAGGAGCAAGCCTTGGCGACGAAGTTGGCGGAACACTCGTACGCGACTTGTTCCGCGCACAGATGGATGCAGAGAAGCCTGATTCAAAACTGCATCGACTGCTTGACAACACCTGGGTTCTGGTAGGGGTCTTGTTACTGACCTGCGGACTTGTCTATGTCTTGTTCCGTATCAACACGCCTTCTCAGGAACAACTCTTTCAGCGTGGCGAAGATCTCATGGATCGCCCGGCAGGTCTGGCATGGGAAGCTGCCAAGAAAGATTATTTTCTTCCGTTGATCGAAGCCGACCGAGAGCGATGGGAACCGGAAGTCACCCCGTATCTGGACCAGATCGAGATCTACGAGTTACGAAAAACATTGTTCGGCAAGGCCACGAAACAGCAACCTGCCCCCAAGTCAGAAGCCGAAGCAATCATCCTGCAGGCGATGGAACTACGTCGTCAAGGACGCCTGGCGGAAGCACGATCAAAGCTGATGGCGTTTTACGAACTTCTCGGAAGCTCTGAAGAAGACCAGAATCTGTCAGCGTTACTGATTCAAATGATCTCCGAGATCACAAATGAAATGCCCCCGGACCGCCTCGATTACGTGAGAGCCGCCCTGGAGCGTGCGGATACTTTTCTTCAAGAAGGCCAGGTTGAACGTGCCATCGCAATTTGGTTTAGCATCAAGAAACTCTACGATTCGGACCCCGACGCGGTAGAGCTCGTGGATCAGGCGGAACTCAAATACTTCAAAGCGACCGGAGTTCAGCTGCTCGGAAAAGAAGACCTGCCAATTTCCGATGCAAAGTAA
- a CDS encoding sirohydrochlorin chelatase, giving the protein MQTAILLVAHGSRRDEANDDLVKLAKMFTEATTDEIVEVGFLEIAHPSIPEGLQACAERGAESISILPFFLSPGDHVTRDLANFRDRFLAQTPQIACHVCPPIGLHSKLVELMLLRLSEGRQLATEVAGETE; this is encoded by the coding sequence ATGCAGACAGCAATTCTATTAGTGGCCCACGGGTCTCGACGTGATGAAGCCAACGATGACCTTGTGAAGCTGGCGAAGATGTTCACAGAGGCCACGACCGATGAAATTGTCGAAGTGGGATTTCTGGAAATTGCCCATCCTTCGATCCCCGAGGGGCTTCAAGCCTGTGCTGAGCGTGGGGCGGAGTCGATATCGATTCTGCCGTTTTTTCTCTCTCCGGGAGATCACGTCACCCGCGATCTTGCGAACTTTCGAGACCGATTCCTGGCTCAGACTCCCCAGATTGCGTGTCACGTTTGCCCACCGATTGGACTTCATTCCAAACTGGTCGAATTGATGCTACTGCGCTTAAGCGAAGGCCGACAACTTGCCACTGAAGTTGCCGGCGAGACAGAGTGA